A single region of the Lycium barbarum isolate Lr01 chromosome 2, ASM1917538v2, whole genome shotgun sequence genome encodes:
- the LOC132628861 gene encoding uncharacterized protein LOC132628861 has product MAIETETPSATGTPSVNIAPAVTPTTRAAVPPAEKPAKFTGANFKGWQQRMFFWLTTLGMQKFTSEDPPVPAADMPDNQKFMVTEAWKQADFLCKGYILSALEDDLYNVYSAVETSKELWSALEKKYKTEDACLKKFVVAKFLDYKMVDGKTVGTQIEEDNKTADKRYRKSSPIEGASVIEDVAPKKNNKRKRRSGKEKYPNKKKFKGSCYNCGKAGHKAPDYRAPKKDKEKNKGQANMVEDVDDLCAMLSECNLVGNPKEWWLDSGATRHVCAVKEAFTTYTPAGPDEELYMGNTIV; this is encoded by the exons ATGGCAATTGAGACTGAAACTCCCTCTGCGACTGGAACTCCCTCTGTGAACATTGCACCAGCGGTCACGCCTACAACCCGTGCCGCTGTGCCACCGGCTGAGAAACCTGCAAAGTTCACCGGTGCCAACTTTAAAGGATGGCAGCAGAGAATGTTCTTTTGGCTTACCACCCTTGGTATGCAAAAGTTCACCAGTGAGGACCCTCCCGTGCCTGCCGCCGACATGCCTGACAATCAGAAGTTCATGGTTACTGAGGCTTGGAAACAGGCTGATTTTTTGTGCAAAGGCTACATTTTGAGTGCCTTAGAAGATGATTTGTACAACGTCTACAGTGcagtagagacctccaaagaattatGGAGTGCACTGGAAAAGAAGTACAAAACTGAAGATGCTTGCTTGAAGAAGTTTGTGGTTGCCAAATTCCTAGACTACAAAATGGTGGATGGAAAaactgttggaacccaa atcgaggaagataacaaaacCGCTGATAAGAGGTACCGTAAGAGTTCACCAATTGAAGGGGCAAGTGTCATTGAAGATGTTGCTCCGAAAAAGAACAATAAAAGGAAGAGGCGTTCTGGAAAGGAGAAGTATCCTAACAAGAAAAAGTTCAAGGGCAGTTGTTACAATTGTGGTAAAGCAGGCCATAAAGCTCCCGACTATCGTGCCCCCAAGAAGGACAAAGAGAAAAACAAGGGTCAGGCAAACATGGTGGAAGATGTTGATGACCTATGTGCAATGTTGTCCGAGTGCAACCTGGTTGGCaacccaaaggagtggtggcttgattctggcgCCACTCGACATGTGTGTGCCGTTAAGGAAGCATTTACAACTTACACTCCCGCTGGACCTGACGAGGAGCTATacatgggaaatact attgtgtaa
- the LOC132627061 gene encoding uncharacterized protein LOC132627061 isoform X1 produces MMECSSWEYLTLLLFRPLLAILFVISFLLLGWYLAWKLVLVHVPLVQEIFGLKKKPVKPKPENRRRLTQFYNNMDSQSSDSQW; encoded by the exons ATGATGGAGTGCTCGTCTTGGGAATATCTCACTTTATTACTCTTTCGTCCTCTTCTTGCTATCCTCTTCGTTATCTCCTTTCTTCTCTTAG GTTGGTACTTAGCTTGGAAATTAGTGTTGGTTCATGTCCCTTTGGTACAAGAAATTTTTGGTTTAAAGAAGAAACCAGTCAAGCCGAAACCGGAAAATCGAAGGCGGTTGACTCAATTTTACAACAACATGGATTCACAATCTTCTGATTCCCAGTG GTAA
- the LOC132627061 gene encoding uncharacterized protein LOC132627061 isoform X2: MMECSSWEYLTLLLFRPLLAILFVISFLLLGWYLAWKLVLVHVPLVQEIFGLKKKPVKPKPENRRRLTQFYNNMDSQSSDSQ, from the exons ATGATGGAGTGCTCGTCTTGGGAATATCTCACTTTATTACTCTTTCGTCCTCTTCTTGCTATCCTCTTCGTTATCTCCTTTCTTCTCTTAG GTTGGTACTTAGCTTGGAAATTAGTGTTGGTTCATGTCCCTTTGGTACAAGAAATTTTTGGTTTAAAGAAGAAACCAGTCAAGCCGAAACCGGAAAATCGAAGGCGGTTGACTCAATTTTACAACAACATGGATTCACAATCTTCTGATTCCCAGTG A